In Massilistercora timonensis, the following are encoded in one genomic region:
- a CDS encoding AraC family transcriptional regulator, with product MAQYAKKGYLDGQFRLFHLTDQETREIEYHYHDFDKITIFIKGQVTYVVEGRSYELKPYDIVLVKHNDLHRLTVDNRAPYERIIVYISPAFIEAYQTSDYDLSFCFRKAYEEGSNVLRIPSLEKSPLFHAINRLEQSFSDQGYAATLYRQLLFLEFMVHLNRGARRNRLEFLDTEKNGTKVSAILQYINENLPEDLSIDRLSEIFYISKYHMMRTFKQETGCTIGSYISQKRLLLARELILSGLSPAQSCYECGYRDYSTFSRAYRKLFGYSPQEGRTLS from the coding sequence ATGGCGCAGTATGCGAAAAAGGGATATCTGGACGGGCAGTTCCGCCTGTTCCACCTGACAGACCAGGAGACCCGGGAGATCGAATACCACTATCACGACTTCGACAAGATCACCATTTTCATCAAAGGGCAGGTCACCTACGTGGTGGAAGGCCGCTCCTATGAACTGAAGCCCTACGACATCGTCCTGGTCAAGCACAATGATCTGCACCGCCTCACTGTGGATAACCGGGCGCCTTATGAGCGGATCATCGTATATATATCCCCTGCCTTCATCGAAGCCTACCAGACTTCCGATTATGACTTAAGCTTCTGCTTCCGGAAGGCCTACGAGGAAGGCTCCAACGTCCTTCGTATCCCTTCCCTGGAGAAAAGTCCTCTCTTCCACGCCATCAACCGGCTGGAACAGTCTTTTTCCGACCAGGGATACGCCGCCACTCTCTACCGCCAGCTTCTGTTCCTTGAGTTCATGGTCCATCTGAATCGGGGCGCCCGCCGGAACCGGTTGGAATTCCTGGATACAGAAAAGAATGGCACCAAGGTCAGCGCCATTCTCCAGTATATCAATGAAAATCTCCCGGAAGACCTGTCCATCGACCGGCTTTCTGAGATCTTCTATATCAGCAAATATCATATGATGCGGACCTTCAAGCAGGAGACCGGCTGCACCATTGGCAGCTATATCTCCCAGAAACGTCTCCTTCTTGCCAGGGAACTGATCCTGTCCGGTCTGTCCCCCGCCCAGTCCTGTTACGAATGCGGCTACCGGGATTACTCCACCTTCTCCCGGGCCTACCGCAAGCTTTTTGGCTATTCTCCCCAGGAGGGGCGCACCTTGTCATAG
- the dapF gene encoding diaminopimelate epimerase yields the protein MKVVLERYHGLGNDYVVFDPNRNELELREENVRMICDRNEGLGADGVLEGPILKEEGMYVKVWNPDGSESETSGNGVRIFAKYLKDADYVQKKHFTLYTGNGPVEVTFLNEEGSRLRVSMGKLSFWSDDIPVTGERREVINEDMVFGRTLYPVTCVSIGNPHCVIPMREVSKPLVCKIGDYAEIARYFPNRINTQIMKVIDKEHVAIEIYERGAGYTRASGTGACAAAGVAYKLGLTNNKVIVHMPGGDLQIEVEDDWNVYMTGDVFYVAKITLSNEFVEKLRSV from the coding sequence ATGAAGGTTGTGCTGGAGCGTTATCATGGGCTGGGAAACGACTATGTAGTGTTCGATCCCAACAGGAATGAACTGGAACTGAGAGAAGAAAATGTCCGGATGATCTGTGACCGGAACGAAGGGCTGGGGGCAGACGGAGTCCTGGAAGGCCCGATCCTGAAGGAAGAGGGAATGTATGTCAAGGTATGGAATCCTGACGGAAGTGAGTCTGAGACCAGTGGAAACGGAGTCCGGATCTTTGCCAAATATCTGAAGGACGCAGATTATGTACAGAAGAAGCATTTTACCTTATATACCGGAAACGGCCCGGTGGAAGTGACCTTTCTGAACGAAGAGGGCAGCCGCCTGCGGGTTTCCATGGGCAAGCTTTCCTTCTGGAGCGATGATATCCCGGTAACCGGGGAGCGCAGGGAAGTGATCAACGAAGATATGGTCTTTGGACGGACCCTGTATCCGGTGACCTGCGTCAGCATCGGGAATCCCCACTGTGTGATCCCCATGCGGGAGGTGTCCAAGCCTCTGGTGTGCAAGATCGGAGATTACGCGGAGATCGCCAGATATTTCCCTAACCGGATCAACACCCAGATCATGAAGGTGATCGACAAAGAACATGTAGCGATTGAGATCTACGAGCGGGGAGCCGGATATACCCGGGCTTCCGGGACAGGAGCCTGCGCGGCCGCGGGCGTGGCCTACAAGCTGGGGTTGACCAACAACAAAGTGATCGTCCACATGCCCGGCGGGGATCTGCAGATAGAGGTGGAAGACGACTGGAACGTATATATGACAGGCGACGTCTTCTATGTGGCCAAGATCACGCTGAGCAATGAATTTGTAGAAAAATTAAGAAGTGTATAG